In Conger conger chromosome 5, fConCon1.1, whole genome shotgun sequence, the DNA window ATGTAGAGCTAAATGTTTCTGTATTGTATGTCCCATAAtatcagttgttttttttattaatactgAATGCACAACCATTCCGCTAATAAAGTTTGACTTGACTTTACCTATTTGTTTAACAGTTGATGGTCATCTACTCAATTTCGGGGAGTACCAAAAACAAATGAGAAGAAACAATGATAAGGACTAAAACAGAAAAAGTTACCTGTCTAGTTTGAGCAGCGCAATATCTAATTTTCTGGGTTCCAGAATCAACTTTGTGACGTCTCGTACTTGCTTTGATGCCTCATCggctttctctgtgtgtgttccaaGATACACCTTGTAGGCAGTTGGACGAGTTGATCTGCAAAAGAATTCCAAACAAGAGTAGCAGACAAGACAAGAGATAATGCagtagagcagggatcatcaaggCTCACCCTGAatcaaaatccagccctgggtATCTCTTCTCTTGGGtgtttaactgaacaattagtgctactgattggcaccattcacacctgactcccaggtaaagggagggtgtaaAACCAACAGTTGTTTGCccttgaggactgtgatttAATGATCAGTGCATTATGTAAAACCTTACCATATACCCAACTGTATTTTGTAGGTGTATTTTACATACTGTCATATGTCAGTTTCATACTGGTCTTTTTCAGCCACTCTTTTTATATTCCAGTTTGAAACCacttatttaattaataaaaatttttGACATGGATTTGTAAAATTAAGATGAGCTGCAGATTAACTGCCCCTtctaatttaatttataatttgcCACATTTTAACCTAATCTGGTTTGAGGAGTATTTTGGAAGAGTATTTGTGGTTATGGTAACAATATTTTGGTAGAGTGTTTGTGGTTATGGTAACAGGTAttctcattctcactcactTCTCCAGGCAATGTGCAGCAGTCACCACCCACTGTGGCTTGATCAGTGTCCCTCCGCAGAAGTGCTGGTGGGAGCTGAAACACAAGGTATCCATGGTTATGTACCAATTTGTTTGTTCACATTAAAGTGCCAATCATATGATTTCTTCATATGAGCAAATAGCATATTTCAGACATATTCCCACTGGCATTTCTCTAGCAATGACCATTGATACCATTTGCTTAGTTGAATTTCTTTTCTATATATAAAAATTAGTGGAGGGCCCGCCCTGTATGGAAATGTATGCAATGGGAACTATGGAAACCAATGGAAGAAACTACGGTTGAGTGCAGAGATGTATAGTTTGCTTGGCAGGCACTTCCGGCAGTGACgctggaagaggaggaggatttCGAGCACCGCTGTCTTTGATCGCAGTAACTTTAAAACAATGGATGAAAGTACATGTAATACAAGTGACTGGAAAAAGGAAACCTCTCCAACAATCAGAAGGAAAATGTGTGAGGAGGCTGCTTGTCACAGGGAACTATGGGAATTGAAGTGTAGAATAGGCCTGTTATGCCAATCACCATGGGTGGCTGCTAAATCCACCAAACCAACGAAATCGTAGATTGCCACTTCAATAACGACTTTATCCTCTAAGTGAGGTGACCAAGGACACAGCCCTATTTAAAAGTGTGGTCACAATGTCGCAGGGAGAGTTGCGTTGGGAGAGTGGTGTGTGTACTTTGTTCGGAGGCTGATTTGCCAGGGCCAGGAGTGGGGCTTGGATTCACATCCTCCAACGATTCGGCTATAGCACTTCCCAGGCTTCACCTTGGCCTGTCCGCACTTCAGACCGGCTGGTTGGTGAAACATGGGTAAGGATGAACAAACCAAAGCACAGTTACCAAACACAGCACCATtaccaaacaacaaaaattcTAAAGAATCATGGAGATTCATGCGCTCCATGTGTCAGACTAGGTTCCTCAGACCGGACTCAGTCCAGGCTGATGAATTAGTACAACACTTAATGGGTCATTTATGTTCAATATTATTCATAAATGGGTCCAAACATGTCCATACAGCAATCTTGGATTTGGCAGTAGTCCCATTTTTTGGTGGGGTCCATCGTGTAGCACCATGGTCCGTTCACATCGCCGTCAGGGTTTCTGCATTGCTGATGAAGAATACAGACACAAACGACTCTGCCTGAATGACAAATTTCACCTTCACCTTCGCATGGGCCGCCATTTTGAAATGCAGTTGTCTGCATAAATTGACCAGTACAGTatgttatataaaaatatatatgattgAAAGTGTGCAAATAATAACATCAACAGGTTTAGAATTCAAAATCTCAAGATTATATGAAAGAATCATTGCCGAAGTAACAAAGCCCATGATATTTCACAGTCAAACTAAAagtatatacaaaaaaaaagaaaataaagggcCAAGTGGCTTCTCACAAGAAACTATTCATAAAAGAATCACAAGTATGACTACTTCTACAGAGGTTCTACTTGCGATTAAAAAAGGAAACCCCAGAGTCTCCTCCCTTCATGTTAAGAGTTTAGAGTGCAGaagagccctgcgggactcacGTTGGATTCCAGGCCCTTGTCTGGGTGCGATGTGGGGGTGAAGCTCCTGTGGGAATGGGGGGTCATGGCACTCCAAGCCTGGCAGGTCACACCCAGTGCAGTCATGGATGTGGGGCCTCTGTAATCAGCTCCGTTGCCAGTCTTGCAGTCTGAAAGGTTTTCTCCTGAGTTAGTACTGTAGACTGTCCCCATTAATCACGTAATGGTTTCACTTAAAATTTTGTAGGGAGCAAGACACAGTAGTTACTAATCAACACTGATGAATGTTTGAGTTAGAGTTTATCAGATCAGTGATAAAAATTGTATTTCTCCATGCACTAAATAGTGATATAAAATGAAAGTGTGTTTTACTGCTGTGGAAATTATATATTCTTTTAAATTATGTGGTTTCTGGGATGATCAAAGAGCATGAACCTGCCTTTGGCTTCAGGGGTTGTGGTGGCTTCTGTGGGTTTTGGGTCTGGCTTAGTGACGGTTTCGGTGTCAGGCTTGGGTTTGGTCGCACACTTGTCCACCTTGCAGTACTCCCATCGGACAGAGGGGTCAGTAGTGTAACACCATGGGGCAACGTCACCGTCTGGGTTCCTGCACAGATTCATCCTCAGGTCTCTGCACAtcagggaagaggaagaggcacGTTAGCCTGTAAACGTCACTCCTCTACAAAAGATTTAAGCTATATAGTACCCAAGACCATGCTGTACCACTGATATTGGCTCAGCTACAGGGGGATTTCTAGGCAAGCTGTGGTGGCCCTGGCTGTATTCATGAAACAGCACGTCCCGGAGTGCcatattgcatttacatttacattttagttatttagcagatgcctttaatccaaagcgacttccaaGTGCttaggttcttccacaaattaaaatgtcaaattcaTAAATAGTGAAACACGCGTGAAGAGCTGTTCATTGCTTTCATAAAACGGTTACAACATATCGAAACAATTCATTGATGacagaatattatttatttccgaCTGGCGCTTGAAGTGATACTGATTATAAACAGGCTGTTTGAATAATTGTTACTGTATTCGTTTTACGATCACTTTAGAACAtggcctcagccaatcagccatCCAGGAccaaaataatctgttttatAAGAAACGTTATGTGTGAAAGTAATGTATGCTTCATGTCGGTCTTACGCATCGGGGAAGGACTTTGGCAACTTGTCGTGTCTGTGTGGCAACATGGAGCTCCACGCTTGGCATTTCTTCCCACTGATGGTCTCAGTTGTGACCCCACGGTAAGACTGACCGTTGCCCTCGTAACAGTCCAACTGTGAACCGGTGCCTGGATCATCTGTGGAACAAACAGGAATTCATTACCTTTATCTAGAGCTGAAGTCTTGGCCTGAGCAATGTGAATaataaaaggcatttatttttcctcaaattatatggatgaaaatgtttatttatttatttggttgtttgtatgtttgctttattttatctacCAGCTTCCACTGAAGAATAGTTAAGATAAATACTATTTTGGGAAAGCTCCCATTCTTCTATTGGTGGGGCAAAGCTGTGATGCCTATTCTGGAGCTCTGAACTGTGCTGAGTGGTGTCCATGAAGGAAAAGGCCTTGGCTGACTATGGTGGCAGTGAACTACCAGCCCTGTGCTCGTCAGGGAAGACTACCTGGGACAGGCTGATTTCCACAGGTCGGCACCTTGCAGTACTCCCATCGAGTGCCGGGGTCCGTCGTGTAGCACCAAGGCATTCTCTCATTGTCAGGATTTCTGCAGTAATTTGATTTAAGCCCCCTGGAAAAGAATATGTGTTACCATGGATACTGTAGAaagctgacttacagttgattaaactaagcaggggacaatccccctggagcaaattgaggttaagggccttgctcaagggctcagcagcagtgcggatcttattgtggctacaccgaggactgaaccaccaaacttgcaggtcccagtcacgtaccttaacctcgacaggccacccctgtataaataaatgctcATGTGGCAGCACTCACTTGCACGGGTAGTTCTCTGGTGTCCTGGAATGCTTGTGTGGATCCTGAGAGGCCCAGACCTGGCAGGTCTTCCCCGATTCTGTCTCGGAGATGGTTCCCCTGTAGGCACTGCCATCCCCGGTGGCACAGGTCAGCTCCTCCATGATCGTGGGAGGTTCAGAGgctaaaggtcaggggtcaaagagtGAAGTGTCAGACGATTTGTACCATGGATATAACCGTGGATCGAACAGTCCATATTCTTAGCATTGAAAGTATGTGCTCCCCTCTGTTAAACCCGAAACATGCAGTGTTCTAAGCCTATAGCTGAAATACAAAACCGGAAAGGTCCTTTTATTCACCAAAGCAGAATGTTTATAGCAATGTAGATAgtgcaaaatattttactttattactttgGTTTTAACCATGTCAGtatttgttaaaatgtaaaatacattcagAGCATTTTACGAAGATGATCTTCCAGGTAAGTGATGATCCCGTGCTTATAACCCGTGTGCTCCAGATCTCAAGCTTGCCGTCACGGGGGTGAACAGGGGCAGAACTCACTGCAGCGGGGGATTGAGCAGAAGTCCCAGCGCTTGGTGGGACTCGTGGTGAAACACCACGGCCTGGGCTCCCCATCCGGATTCCTGCAGAAGTTCTCCTCCAGGTATTTATCAGGGAGgctagagagagtgagagagagagagagagagagggagagagagggagtgagggagtgagagagggggtgagggagagtgagagagtgagagagagtaagaatgagagagagagggagggagggagagagggagtgagagagggagggagggagagtgagggagtgagagagggggtgagggagagtaagagtgagagagagagggagtgatggagggagggagagagacagagagagagggagggagggagagagagggagtgagggagtgagagagggggtgagggagcgtgtgagagagagggagggagtgagagaggttgtgtatgtgtgagagagaaaatataaaaatagaaatataaaaagTGATTAAAAACGCTGTTACTGAACTGATATAATTATTGATAAAACGGTT includes these proteins:
- the LOC133128156 gene encoding plasminogen-like encodes the protein MLCPACQWHIMKLYISLLLCNLLSAVLAGALDEYNKIEGAWIFSLKKIQHTEATVLECATYCEKESTFTCRSFMYSEKDQECVIIPENSQTDTLKRRRGTALYEKKDFIRTCREGTGTDYRGTKSRTKSGKTCQKWAATFPHVPNMTPEKFPAAGLDSNFCRNPDGDASGPWCYTTNSSKRWESCDIPDCNEECIQCSGEDYRGKVSKTESGFTCQRWDSQKPHTHGYLPQVLPDKYLEENFCRNPDGEPRPWCFTTSPTKRWDFCSIPRCTSEPPTIMEELTCATGDGSAYRGTISETESGKTCQVWASQDPHKHSRTPENYPCKGLKSNYCRNPDNERMPWCYTTDPGTRWEYCKVPTCGNQPVPDDPGTGSQLDCYEGNGQSYRGVTTETISGKKCQAWSSMLPHRHDKLPKSFPDADLRMNLCRNPDGDVAPWCYTTDPSVRWEYCKVDKCATKPKPDTETVTKPDPKPTEATTTPEAKDCKTGNGADYRGPTSMTALGVTCQAWSAMTPHSHRSFTPTSHPDKGLESNQCRNPDGDVNGPWCYTMDPTKKWDYCQIQDCSGLKCGQAKVKPGKCYSRIVGGCESKPHSWPWQISLRTNSHQHFCGGTLIKPQWVVTAAHCLEKSTRPTAYKVYLGTHTEKADEASKQVRDVTKLILEPRKLDIALLKLDSPAIINDMVMPACLPEKDYIVPNMAECHVTGWGETQGTGGEGVLKQSGLPVIENKVCNRPAYLSGRVRDHEMCAGYIEGGTDSCQGDSGGPLVCHSDNTFILQGVTSWGLGCGNPMKPGVYTRVSKFVDWIAEEIKNNS